Genomic segment of Mucilaginibacter sabulilitoris:
TAAAAACGGTCTACAGGTTATGTTATATATGACATTGATAACCAGTATGCTGGTATTGATCTACAAAAAGGGGAATAAACAGGGTTATAAAACTTCTAAAAGACGATTTGCTATGGAAGTCAGAGACTTGGCCATTGCTTTAATTGTTGTACAATGTGGTGGTGATCCCGGCCTCTTTTTTAAGACATAAAAAATGGCCGGAATTTCTTCCGACCATTCGTGCCCGTAAGGCGCCTTTTTTATTGCCCTGTTTTTTATTTGTGAACAATAATAATTGATGATACATTTAGCATAGAAATTACAACCACAGCTATGATGGTAGAGATATTAAAAAAAATGTTTTTGAGAGATCTGGGTAAACTTAAAACCGAGATTGAGCTATACAAAGATGAGCAGAAGATATGGTATATTGAAAAGCAGATCACCAATACGGCGGGTAACCTTTGCCTGCACCTGCTTGGGAGCCTGAACAATTTTATCGGCGCCGAGCTGGCCGGAACAGGGTATATAAGAAACCGCGACCTTGAATTTTCATCGGACTCGGTGCCAAGAGAACAATTGCTGAAAAGTATTGATGATACTATGCTCATGATCGCCTCGGCCTTTGATAATATCACCGATGCGCAGCTGGAAGAGAATTTTCCGAAACCCGTATTTAATGAAACGGTAACTAACGCGTTTTTGGTGACGCACATGATCGTCCACCTTAACTACCACCTGGGGCAAATCAACTATCACCGGCGTTTACTGGATAATTAAAGAATCCGCATGATGCCAAAATCAAGGGCGACTTATTTAATACTCATTATTATAACCATTATCACGGGTTTGCTTTCCCGGCATTTCACCTTTATCCCGTTATTTATAGGCGATATTCTTTGGGCGCTGATGGTTTACTTCATTATGCGTTTCTTGTTTATAACACGCCCTGTTAAGTTTATTGTGATAGTAAGTCTGCTGTTTTGTTATGCCATTGAGTTTAGCCAGTTGTATCAGGCGCCATGGATAAATGATCTGCGGCATACGCTATTTGGTCACCTGGTTTTAGGCGAAGGGTTTTTATGGAACGATCTGCTGTGTTATACAATAGGCGTGGGAATAGGGATTTGGGTTAATACCAGGCTTCGCAGGTAATTAAATTCAAATGGATAGTCAATTATTCTAATAATCCTGCCGGTATTTTTCCATCCACTTTTGGAAATGAAATACCAAGTAGTTTTACCATGATGGGCGTCATATCGCGCAGGTTCATTTCTTCTATTACAGCGCCTTTACGAATGCCCGGGCCATGGGCTATCAGGCCGGTGCGGATATTTTTTGTGTCGGGAAAATGTCCGTGTGTGCCGCCCTTGCCGGGCTTTACGGCATTGCCTGTGCTGGCTGAGCTGAATGCAGCGTCATGCTCTCCGCTAAGCGCAAAGGCAACATTCGGGTTATAGCGGCCTTTGGTCAATTGCTGCCTGGTGATGATGCGGAAATACTGCCTCACGCTATCGGGCTGTGCTACTAATAATGTTTTTACCTTATTGATGGTAGCTTTATCAGACGGGTCTTTCAGGTACAG
This window contains:
- a CDS encoding ribosomal maturation YjgA family protein, with translation MMPKSRATYLILIIITIITGLLSRHFTFIPLFIGDILWALMVYFIMRFLFITRPVKFIVIVSLLFCYAIEFSQLYQAPWINDLRHTLFGHLVLGEGFLWNDLLCYTIGVGIGIWVNTRLRR
- a CDS encoding DinB family protein; translated protein: MMVEILKKMFLRDLGKLKTEIELYKDEQKIWYIEKQITNTAGNLCLHLLGSLNNFIGAELAGTGYIRNRDLEFSSDSVPREQLLKSIDDTMLMIASAFDNITDAQLEENFPKPVFNETVTNAFLVTHMIVHLNYHLGQINYHRRLLDN